The Eleutherodactylus coqui strain aEleCoq1 chromosome 10, aEleCoq1.hap1, whole genome shotgun sequence genome contains the following window.
ATAAAAGCAAATAAATTTGTTCACTTTTAGatttgagcgaacgtactcgtttcgagtaattactcgatcgagcaccgcgatttttgagtacttccatactcgagtgaaaagattcggggggcggggggagccctctctctctcacccccactccccgctgcaaccccccactcacccacggcgccccccgaatcttttcgcccgagtacggaagtactcgaaaatcgcggcgctcgggcgaaaaaaggggcgtggccgagtaggttcgctcatctctattcattttccAAGTTGTATCTCCCTTTCAAATATGCACaacaacgctgctgaaaccgcagtaaggCTAGGTTCTCACGAAATGGAAATCTTACGGCTTGGCCGCACTGAAAAACTGTGGGATAACCTGCatctccgctgcggccatctctccccatagagagtctgctgcggaaatgaaaaaatgaattgacatgccgcatctTTGTTTTCCGTGCGGTATGTCCGTTTCAGTGCAGCTTGGCCACAGAGCGTAgaggagatttttgcaaaatctcgtccatcttgccggctaatcccgggattaggagccgtgggcggAATGGCCATGCCCAGCCTTACCatagcgttgaaaaacgctgcgtttctgcaaacaccttggtgagggaggccttactgggGCCGACATACCAGCCCCAGTTCCAGGACAAATTACAGGTCTTCTGAGATGAACTGTGGAGCGGATCCTTCTGCTAAGACTCAAGTCACcagcggggctgcagcagtgAGCAATATTACTGCTTCCCCATTTGTATGTACGTTGCCCTTTGTTTATTACACTCGGCAATTCACATTTAGTTAATCACAAATGACCCGTGTATGAAGTCCTGTTCACAGCCTATATAGTCAAACATTTAGCAATTCCCAACAAGAAGCAGATGAGGATTTCAGGGAAGTAATGACCAAGGCCCATATCCAATAAACTGGGAACAGAGTCCCCCAAAATGTCAGTTCCTAGTAGATCTTGTTCATCTACAGGCAttaatatcattaaaggggttttccagaactaaaccactggtgacctatcctgagaagacAATCAGTAGTGGACCGACAAGGGTCTGCCTCTTGGGATCCCTCGCTGATCAagctgactgaagtgacagcgaCACTTGGGTGAATACGGCAGCCGCTTCAGGTCATACCAGGCACAGAGCCGTACGCTGTATAGCAACCATTTCCTTGAATGGGACCGATCTGCTCTTACACCATGCAACCAACCGGTAGACTGCTGCagataagtcatcaacagtttagttctggaaaactcctttaaccctttgcaatccaattttggattcagggtttcctagggggctttctctttctgccattatacaatggcgccatctgctggctagagccagtactgcggtatgtgacatgctggagaggcccccgacaacagagcggccagtaatctacagtaagaatacccagccggacgtctttcgacatctgagctgtacagcctttcaatcagaatgtctttagacgtcagacagtggattggaaaaggttaatatctTTATGTGGCCTTACTTGGGAAATAAATCAGGAAACTTACCTCAACAATTAGGACATtctgcaaggtaaaaaaaaaaaaaatgaagttaaaATACACTTTATACAGTAAAACAAAGCAATCTGGCTAAatacactaaaggcccttttacacggaacaattggaggaatgatcatcgttcattgTATGCAGGCATAATCATCATCCTTGGTTCGTTGACTAATCACTCGGTTTAAAGtactgatcgttcagtcgttctcagtcactcaTACAGTCCATGTGAACGGCTGAATGAGCCAGcgatgtataaacaggctgcccgagcgaactctGTGTAGAAAATACGGGAAAGCGCTCAAAGGATCTTTAAACAATATATAGATATTGTTAATATACTCCTATTGAGGAGGCAGTAACTCACCGGGCACCTAGCGGGAAACCCTAGGCTTAAGGACTAACCCGCTAGGCACCTGTGGTCCTGGCTTGCTGGAATGATAGAAGTCAGTCTTGGTCCATAGACGATCCAAGGATTAGGGGGGGCAGCGTGAGGGGACCCAAACACTGAGAAATGGATGGGTAGTAGTCCAAAGCAAAAACACACTGCAAACAGCAGCAGAAATCACCTCGGCGCTCCGGACTTATTGAAAGCAGTTTCATTCTCCAACAAAAACACACGGGACAAAAAGGTGCCCGAGTGCGGATAAAGCGAGGAAACTCTTCACCACCAATCTGGTTGTCAGGGAACAGGATACAACACGTTTCTGCGCACAAGTACTCGGACATCGTTCCCTCATTTAGACAATAGGTCATTTGGTGCGAGCGGGCCCTTCAGAATCTAATAGATCACAGCTTCAGATAAATATCATAGAATGTGCCAAGCGAGCGAATTAGGCCGATTCCCACAAGCGTAATGTTCAGCAGTATCGCGTCCATCTTTTATTGGCTGTAATACATAGCCAAAGTTgcccaatggtgccatctgcattGGCATGTAAAAGAAGTGTCGAttagccccttaatgaccagggaTTTTTCATTCATCGCTGGATTCCAATAGCTATATCAATTTTCAGTCAACAGAGTCATATGAAAGGTAATTTTTTTAGTGGGATGagattaatatatatattattattatttaatcaTTTTAACGGTATCCTTGAAATGCACCATAGGAAagtattggggaaaaaaaaacaaaaaaaaacaaaacacaattgtGCCTCTTGGGGtgggaagtgttttttttttttttgtgttttttcagggttcactgtgcagtaaaaataaatcattaactttattctgtgggcaaTACCAAGCTCATACAGTATTATGGTTTACTACTtgtaggcctccttcccacggacggatttctgccgcgtaggaaatccgctgtgttgcccgcagctattaggttctattgaacctaatagctcagggctcacggtgcggaattccaccacggaatttcgcacagtgaattcacccgtcctcacccacggcatgctctatttgccacgggtgtacgcggacggcttccattgcagtcaatggaagccgtccgtcacgctatcttccgctgtagcacagcggaagatagcgtgaaaccgcttccccgcctaccgccggcacgtcacgccgaagcgtcttgcgggacgtaggacgccagctccgcaggtaagtattggggtccctggcggaaatccgctgcgttgcccgcagctattaggttctattgaatctaatagctcaatgctcacaatgcggaattccgcaccgtgaaatcacctgacctcacccgcgacatgttctaattgccgcgagtgtacgcgcggacggcttccattgcagtcaatggaagccgtccgtcacattatcttccactgtagcatagcagaagatagcgtgaaaccgcttccctgcctactgccgcgtcatgtgacgtggccagcgtgtcacatgacgctgcggcacgtcacgccgaagcgtcatgcgggacgtaggacgcctgatccggaggtaagtattagggtctctggggggcgccgtgacgggctccgccgcggaattccgcgctggagcccgtcacggccgtgtgcagccggccttaaaaatattaaactttaaaaagaaaaaacttttgtcGCCATTATCTGACCCAAATCATTTTGTTTTAGCCCCGTTGATCACATTGTattagggcttgctttttgcaggccAAACTATAGCTTCTGATGCCATTATGGGGTtcatatgacttttggattgcctTTTCTTCAATTGTCTTTAGAGTAGCGTGGtaacaggaaagaaaaaaaaacaaacaaactctgACACTGCGTATTATTTTCTGTGTGTTcacaataatgcaatattttgatatttcatacaattttttttattgggaAAAATAGAATTGTTGCTTACAGTAAAGCCCCTCATCACCTTCATTGGGGACACAGCAATACTTTAGCTATAGCTCTTGCCACTAGGAGGCAAACACTAGAGCAAACACCACCAGTGCTGGCAAAGTGGGTGCAGCGCCCCCAAATGAACAAAACGAGAAAGTGTTTTAATGGTAAGTAACAATCCTCTTTTCTCATCTgtgtcattggggaacacaggAGACCTTGGGAGGTTCAAAAGCAGAACCCAAGGGGGCGGGACAAGAAAAAGGTGGTGTGGTCCACCAGTCCACCGAAGGCTGTAAAGTAACAATATCATTAGGACAGAGATAATGAAGGCTGGCAAGAGTCCCTATCAGTAggtaggaagaagaaagaagttgcCGATCATCAAGAAAGCACATGGAAATTTAATAGAGCAGTTAAGAAACTGGCGGCTATTCTTGCAGATTGTGAAGCGGTATATGAAGAATCTGGACATCTTGGTACCAATACTCACTCACTATGCGTCTATGGAACCCAACAGCTAGATCTGTGACCCTCCCTGGGGTCTCTAGCCCACCTTCAAGGATATCCTCTACTCCCCCAATAAATATATGAGTTATATATATCTGCAGAGCTAAATCAACAGAAAAGTTTTCTGTACCCTTTCAACTCCGGTGCACTGATATGACAAGCTACAAGCATGGCCCAACTCCCCCCACCCTTTGAGCCTCCCCTCATGTGTTTTCTCCGCTGTCTTTATACTGGTCTCTCCCTAAATGTTACTCTTGGTTCAGGTCTCTTCAAGCGGATTATATTTTGTTTATCtaataaaaaagaataaaacttcgaattttactttcttttactCTGTAAGTAGTAATACCTGAGATCTAATCTTGGGCATTTTGCCAAACTTTGTAACCCCCTgactatttaaatgaatggaatATTGAAAGTCGTGTTTAATATGGTTTTACCCTttcaaaaactaataaaaactttGTTAACCAAATTTAATAGAGTAGTATCAATGAGGAAGGGTGCCGCCTTTGTCCTGTAACAGGTAcactgtgcaaaaaaacggaCAGACTAGCCAGAGCCAAGCTCGCCAAGGCCAGCCGATTTATGTAGTAGTTGGGAAACTGTCATACTCCATTTGTAAAGCGGCTAAAGAACAAGCTAGAGAGGCGATAAAGGAAATATTGCATGTTTGCAACTGACCAAAAGGGAACACTACGATCATGAGTTGATCAGCTATGAAAAAAAGATTCCACCTTGGCCTTCTCCAGAATAGGCAGACATATGCTCTGGGCTGCTTGGTTCCCGACAGTTGATGCTCAACCTCCGGCGGTCTGCCCTTGGATGCATAAAGGCACGAGAGCTACAACTTGGGACCAAATTCGCCCCAGTATACGGACATGGCTAAAGCGGTGTTTTTTGTCCGAGTGCCCGGTTGGCTAGGTAGGCCATTATTGCAGTGCGCTTCGAGTAGCCTCGAACAGAGAATGAACTTTGGAGGTCTGCTGTCAGAAGGGTACCAAGAAGAACATAGATGATGATTCCAAAGCAAGATTCTTGTGGGATCTTTCCTAAAAGGACAGAGGGGAATGACTGGGATCTCCATAAAGGGAAATAGTCCCATTGGGAGACAAACAGTACCAAGAAGAACAAGGCACAGGATGCTCCTAGTGTATGTTCTATCCAGTTGGGACAGCTCATAGAAGATGAACAAGAGGTATTCGGAGAAGGATGAGGCTGTCTGAGGCTTGGATGTCGCATGGCAaattaattataattttttttttttatttacacttttatttttacCATCTTAGAAAGGAGAAATGTAGGTGCATTGACATTCCCAGACTGTGAACGGTGGCAGATGTACAGCAGAGAAACATTTGACATTTGTAGAAGTGCTGAAGATAAATGCATGGAAACAGATGTACCCCAGCAATGTATAGGCTTCATGATTACTGATTacagtaaggctgggctcacatgaccgtatgtttACCATGTACTTCGCGGCCTCTGTACTCCTGCGTGATACgcagtaactcgcaggcaatcaattacattgccttatgcagttccgCTCACAGAGTGTTGGAATTAAATAATACGTgagcgcaaaaaagaatgcagcatgttctattttgctgcacatttacgtaagatagagcccattgttctctatgggcatgtaTATATGTGCGACCATAAGCAATTACATTGTGTTCGGATGGTGTGTATATGCGCCGTTGCAAAATATaaacaatgtaattgcgtatgggcggcaGGTATacatgtcatcgctaagtgacggtgcggaaaaaaaaatttcaaaaaacccccaaaaacagTGTActtcagagagaaaaaaaaaaaaggacagaccCCATTAGGCAGGTGAAGCTCCTGCATTTGTAAAGGCCTGCTACGTAGACCCGTTTGGATGGAAGTGCTATAAATCCTGCATATATCATATCTCCCAACAATACCGTTACTATCACTAATTGATACTGCAATCCCCACATAATGACATACAGAGACCACCGGTAATGTCGTAGCCCAATCTTTGGGTCGGGGAGGAATGAAGCGGCCTTACGATTAAGATAATCGCTGAAACTGGTGTGATACAAGGCTGAGCAGTAGGACCGTTCTTGCCTTATAAGAGGCGACGAGTGTACGAAGTAATGAAGCCACATTCTAGTTGTCCCTATATCAAGTCCAGCAGGAAGACATCTGCTTCTATGGAGGAGGGTAATGAAACTGCATGAAGCTCAGAGCCCAACCATAATACGTTGCTTTATTTACAGGGCGATAATACGGCAGCCTGATAGTCCTGGTTGCAATTACCATAACTACCCAGATGAATCCAATGGCCCCGCCCCAGTGAATGGTTAATGAACGAGCTTTGGACTTGTCATAAGCAGATATGATTAAAGCGGAATACCGCTGCACCGCAATTATTTCTCTAACGAAGTGGGAAACCGTGGTTGCTGCCGTGCGCCATAGTAGTAATGGCCGGATACCTGCAAGGTTTGCCAAGAATAGCTGGAAAGCAAAGTGTAACGGTAATGGAATTATTCCTCACGTTGACATGTGTATTCATTAACCAATCTGCGTATAGATGGCAGGGACAGAGTCTAGCATCAGTGTAATTACTGGCCCATAGGGAGTGGTAGCAATGTGGCTGCTGCTTGCAACAACTGCATAGACATGTTAGATACACAACATGAATACCGCGACCCCTACTATGAGCGCTAAGCGAGATGCTGACGCAGCAGTCATGAAATGGACAGTTTATAGCTGAGATACACGTACCCACCAATGGGCAGAGAGACGCAGCAGAGGCACATCCTGACCAGTCAGCTTGTCAGATGCTAGTAGTAGTACTGCAATTGCCCATGCTAAAAAGCAGAGCCAGATTGCTGACTCTCGCTGTAACTGCGTAGAAGTAGCAAAAGTGGATCCTAGCAGAAATATGCTAACCCTACTTTGGAGAGGAAAGAGGTAGCtgaccgtcctgtaacttggtgTCAGTCTAGCAGTGTGTGCTATGCATGCTCACCTAATGAAGGGGGCACTGAAACCGTTGGGGAAGAGGGAAGGGGGTAAGCTGGAAGGTGGGACTCTTTCTTTACTTAtggtctgcctcctagtggcaggagctatacccaaggtctcttgtgtcccccaatgacatggACAAGAAAggggttttattttgttttgcaaTATTTAAAGAGTATGtttattaaacttatttttaagTTTATGTTTTTAGTTCCCCTAGGGGACTCGAACACGCAGTTGTCTGATCACCTGTATGAtacactgcaacactgcagtattgcagtgtatattaCTTTTACCAACAgccttttaaagggaacttgtcatgtccTCACACtttataaacaaagttatggtgctgatAGGGAAATGATGGAGCCaggcaatgtatttttttatactgaccCACTCTCTGGTTCCTGTGCTGTTCCATCACCAAAGATCCTGCCAGCACTGCAAATGGACTCTCTTCACAGTGCCGGGCACTGTTAAGTGAAGTTGCCCCCCCCCCgataaacctttgcacccgggCTTAAAAACCTTTAGCTACGTCCCTGCCCTAGGCTGTCTAGGCAATCCACTGCACTCCATGATCATGTCGCAGCAGAGTCGATAGGGGGCTGGAGGAAGCCCACATCAGGCTAGCGCTTAGATGCCGCAGTCAGAATTGACCACGGCATTTAAGCAGTTAAATTGCCCATCCTCAAAACCCACATCACAGTCAATACCTACCTTGCCTGTCAAAGTAGAAAGATCATCTCCACCTATAACTTTAATGTCCCCTGTAGATTGATCATTCtataagaaatgtaaaaaaataaataaataaaccataCATACTAAGAGGGGTTTCATGACAGGAGAATCTGACCAATACTTATAATTAAACTGGACCCTCATATCATTATCTCTATGGACATAAGACCATCTCCATGGATTCACATACCTCTACACCCACATCGGTCTCCTACAAGGCCACCAACACATGATGTAATTGGTCAGGTAGTTATTCAACATTTGTAGCATACTGATCATGTGAATAATGTAACGGAGTATCAGTATCCTACAGCAGTCAGACCCGACAGCAGACATTTTGATTACAAAAACCACAGTAATTAGTCAAACTTGCAATTTGCTTTTTAGTCACTAGATGGCCCTGCAGCCAAAAAGCTTCTGTTCGTACTTACGCAGTAACTCTTCAATCTAATAAAGTCTACAGTCATGGGGATCGACCGATCACTGTTCCGATTTAGTGCCTTGATATAGTCAAGTAGATCCGCAAAGAACTTGTATCCACCCTTTAAAACACAGAGTGCGACTATGTGGTGGCCGCCCATATCTTTCATGATATCCCGGGCTAATCTTTCTGTCCTGTTCATAAAAAACAAAGTCAAACAAATGTTATACAGGTTCTCCCAAATATTGCAAATAGATAAGAAAACAAGGAACATTTCATCGATGGAGGTACGTGCAAATAATATCACATAAAGGGactgtcagctcctatgagcgCCATAACCTAAAGTTATGGACTAACAGAAGCTGAGGCTCCAAGTCTGGGGATACTCATCCTCCTCCCAGTTCTCATGCTGTCCGTTGGCAAAGCCGCTACAGCTTGTGACAGGACAAGTCCTTTTAGGTATGAGCACGTGTATAAGTAGTCCACGGTATACAATGAGCGGCAGTTTTGTAGGAGGACAGCAGGAAAACAGGTAGGCAGGCAAGTATGAGAGCGGCGCCCTCGCTCTGGGCGCTACAGCTTTTATGAGCTCATAAATTTGGCTTACGGAGCTCACAGAAGCAGACCATCTATTAAAGGAAAAGTTCCCAAGACCGACATCTATACCTGCAGATAATCATCTCCATCAACAGCTCAACATGTCAATGGATGACCTACAAGCCTTGCTTGCCGTTGGAGAGAAGTGACCAGCGCCTATCTCTCCAGTGTGTGTGGTGCAAGCTTCATTCACACACAGACCAGCAGGAGTGACAATGTTGTGGTGAGGAGATACATTATCAACCGAAAAACCAGTACTGATCAGAACGGCTCTAGATGCTGAGCCCCCTGGCAATCAGTTATCACCTGCCGGTGAATGGTTGATCATGTAATAAGAGGTTCAGCCAAAATCTTCCGTGGGACACTCTCCAGCCAAGACTAGAGCGGGTCCTGAGGATGTAAGCCACTGTTGGGTTTCCCCAAGAGAAAGTTGCCGGGAGCATTCATAGGTTGCTTTGTGCAGGATGTATAGGCATGGTTTCCAGCTCTATAAAGTTACTTTATTTATGTTATTGTAAGTCAGCAGAATGCTGTGGATCTAGCTTTTCTAAACCGGACAATGAGAAGTTATTACTGGAGCAAGCCATATCAGTACTGGTGCATCTAGTCTCCACCAGAAAAATAGGCGGAGACCTGGGAAAGTCATGGGGGAGGTATAGGgtacgcccacagctgctgattggctgggctcctGTCTCAGCTGGCCGCTTTCTGGCATGTAAGCTCCCCAATGCCCTCCATTCTCTGTTGCAAGCGGCATGCTTGCTAGCGGCGCTGTCGGCCTTCTGCCATGTAAGCTCcccgtggggctcctttggccgcGGCTAGTCTCGTTGTTGCCAGCATCGCAGTCATTGTGGCCATACGCAGGGCTGCCATCTCAGCTCCACTACAAAAGCTATCCGCACGGAGGGTCCCGACCAGCGGTGTTATGAGCGAGGAGGCAGTAGCACCGAGGAGTGACAGCGGCCAGCGCCACCATTCATGCAGCTATGTGAGGGGGGCCGGAGGACAGCATTACAGATTGCAGCACACATGGGAGGCCGCTGGGGAGAGTCACAGAACCAGAGGcaacaggagagaagggagacctCCAGGGAGAGCTGCAGCCGGCAAGGGAATAATGTGAGACCGGCAGGGAAAGTCACAGGGGGGTGGTGAGCAGATATGGCACCCCAACATGGGGAAGAGTGACAGGCTCACCAGGAGAtgggaaacaagatgcaccagtaccagccATATCTAGATGTACATTACAggaaaatgtagcattacatgtaTGGGTGCATCAACCTGGAATGTAAAGGCAGGCTCGATGCAGAGGACGACTTCCTTCTAGGAGGTCTATATGTCCTAAAAGGCACATTGCCTGGAGACAACGTTCATAGTGGCTGCAGAACTTCGGGCTCTTCTGCGCTGTACACCGGTGACTTGCCTAATGCAGCAAAGTAGACACTATAATCCCCCACCACTGCTCCCTGCTTCTGTATATGTGAGGACGACAGATCTTCTGTAGGGCTATGCATGACAAAcataaaactgattttttttttttttttttagcagattaTGTCAATATTTTATCACTATATTTAAATCACTTGCAAATCTAAATGACAACGGCTAAATACAGCGCAGTGCCCACCGCTACGAAGGGGTAAGACCCAATCACCAGCCTTGGGAATAGTCAGCTTGAGGTCTTACAAAGAGTTCTATGGCTTGATACTGCAGAAAATTGATTACACGTGACAGAGACTTCCTAGTGTGCAGaatgattg
Protein-coding sequences here:
- the HPRT1 gene encoding hypoxanthine-guanine phosphoribosyltransferase isoform X2 — translated: MDRTERLARDIMKDMGGHHIVALCVLKGGYKFFADLLDYIKALNRNSDRSIPMTVDFIRLKSYCNDQSTGDIKVIGGDDLSTLTGKNVLIVEDIIDTGKTMKTLLAMLQKYNPKMVKVASLLVKRTPRSVGYRPDFVGFEVPDKFVVGYALDYNEYFRDLNHICVISEDGKEKYKA